From the genome of bacterium:
AAATGGAAGAACATGTACTGATGGACGGCGGCCAGCTCGTCGGCGACCGCCTTGTTGAGCAGCTCGATGCTCTTGGGGTGCATGTCGATTCTCCGGAACTTGTCCATTTGTTTGATGCAAGGTAGCCGGCCGCGGCTGAATTCAAAAGCTCCTGCCGCCCGGCATCAGGCCCCGCCGTGCGGCATGTCGAAGAACTGCAGGCGGCCCGCCTCCCCCTCCAGCTCCGCCAGCGGCACCGGGTGCCGCATCCGCTCGTCGGCCAGGGCCTCCGCCTCGGCCAGCTGGTCCCGGTAGAGGCGCCGGCGCAGGCCGGCGTCCAGGCTGCGCTGGTCCGGGCAGCCACAGCCCAGGGCCTTGTCCAGGGAGAAGCTCTCGAGGGCGCCGTCGTCCGCGCCATGGGTCCAGGCCGAGCTGCGCGGATCGAAGTGGTAGTCCCCCAGGAAATCGTGTCCGCGCCGGGCCACGAAATCCACGGCATCCATCAGGAACTCGGCCTCGGGGTCGTCCATCGTGTAGTGGAAACCCACCCGGCACCACCCCGGCTTGATGCCCTGCCAGCCGTCCAGGATGCAGCGGCGGAAGCGTTCGGAGGTGTCATCGTCGATGCCCAGCAGCAAGTGGCCATAGGGACCGGCGCAGGAGCAGCCCGCCCGCGACTGGACGCCGAAGAGGTCGTTGAGCAGCACCGTGACCAGGCGTGGATGGAGGTAGCGGCCGCCCGGCCGCCGCACGTTGAAGGAGACGATGCCGATCTGGCGGGCGGGATCCGGATGGCCCAGCACGTCGATGGCGGGATTGGCCCGCCAGCGGGCGAGGGCCCGCTCGAGCAGTTCGCGTTCGCGGGCCTCGATGCGCGCCACGCCCACCGCCTCCTTCACCAGGAAGGCGAGGGCGGCCTTCATGGTCTGCAAGACGGCCGGCGTGCCGGCCCGTTCCCGCTCCTCGATGTCCACCACGAAATCATGGGCGCGGGGGCTGACGTAGGAGACGGTGCCGCCCCCCGCCACGCTGGGCGGCAGGTCGCGCCGGTAGATGCGCTCGTTGAAGACGAGGATGCCGGCCGAACCCGGCCCGCCCAGGAACTTGTGGGGCGAGAGGAAGACGGCGTCCAGGCTGGCGTCCTCGCCGGGTGCGGCGGGCGCCGGATTCATGTCGATGGCCACGTAGGGTCCGCTGGCGGCATAGTCGAAACAGGCCAGGGCGCCGTGCCGGTGCAGCAGCACGGCGATCTCGCGCACGGGGCTGATCCGGCCCGTCACGTTGCTGGCCGCCGAGAAGCTGCCGATGACGAGGCGGCCCGCCAGGTCCGGGGCCCGCAGCAGCTTCGCCAGATGGGCCAGGTCGATGTCCCCCCCATCGTCCAGCCCCACTTCGCGCACCGTGGCCAGGCCCTGGCGCCAGCTCACCTCGTTGCTGTGGTGCTCGTAGGGCCCGACCAGGACGACGGGCTGGCGGGTGGACAGGAGATCCCTCAGACGGGCCTCGCCGCCCACCCCGAACAGGCTGGATAGCAGGCCGCCCAGCAAGTCGCGGGTGGCGGGGGGAATCATCACGCCGACCAGCTGCTGGAACTTGTCGATGGCGGCCGTGGAGCCGCTGCCCGTGGCGATGATGCGGCCGTGGGAGCCGGCGTTGACCGCGTCCTTGATGACGCGCTCGGCCTCGCGCAGGAGGTGCGTCATGGAGCGGCCCGTGATGTCGTCCTCCGTGTGCGTGTTGGCGTAGTTGCGCTGGAGGTGCATGAGATAATGCTCGACGAAGTCCAGGCATCGTCCGGAGGCCGTGTAGTCGCCGTAGACCATCAGGCGCTCCCCGTAGGGGGTCCTGATCACGGTGTCGGCGCCGACGATGTGGCGCCGCAGGACCGCCGGATCCAGGCGGGGCAGGCTCGGCATGGATTCCTCCCGTTCAACCGGCCCAAGGTCATGAAGTGCGGGGAGACAGGGGGCGCCCCGGGTGGCCTGGGCGGTGACCGGGGCGCGGCTGCGCCCGGCCGGAAGGAATGACCCCAAGGGGAATCGAACCCCTGTTGCCAGAATGAAAGCCTGGAGTCCTGACCGCTAGACGATGGGGCCGACAAGCAAGGGTGGAAGATGGGACTTGAACCCACGACCTCCTGGGCCACAACCAGGCGCTCTAACCGACTGAGCTACATCCACCGTCAAGACCGACCGCGCCCGGAAGGAATCGAACCTTCAACCTACGGCTTAGAAGGCCGGTGCTCTATCCATTGAGCTACGAGCGCCGTACGCGCCGCGGAGTCGGGGCGAC
Proteins encoded in this window:
- a CDS encoding aminotransferase class V-fold PLP-dependent enzyme, with the translated sequence MPSLPRLDPAVLRRHIVGADTVIRTPYGERLMVYGDYTASGRCLDFVEHYLMHLQRNYANTHTEDDITGRSMTHLLREAERVIKDAVNAGSHGRIIATGSGSTAAIDKFQQLVGVMIPPATRDLLGGLLSSLFGVGGEARLRDLLSTRQPVVLVGPYEHHSNEVSWRQGLATVREVGLDDGGDIDLAHLAKLLRAPDLAGRLVIGSFSAASNVTGRISPVREIAVLLHRHGALACFDYAASGPYVAIDMNPAPAAPGEDASLDAVFLSPHKFLGGPGSAGILVFNERIYRRDLPPSVAGGGTVSYVSPRAHDFVVDIEERERAGTPAVLQTMKAALAFLVKEAVGVARIEARERELLERALARWRANPAIDVLGHPDPARQIGIVSFNVRRPGGRYLHPRLVTVLLNDLFGVQSRAGCSCAGPYGHLLLGIDDDTSERFRRCILDGWQGIKPGWCRVGFHYTMDDPEAEFLMDAVDFVARRGHDFLGDYHFDPRSSAWTHGADDGALESFSLDKALGCGCPDQRSLDAGLRRRLYRDQLAEAEALADERMRHPVPLAELEGEAGRLQFFDMPHGGA